A genomic segment from Candidatus Brocadia sinica JPN1 encodes:
- a CDS encoding adenosine-specific kinase: MEIKTVIMKIPEGSNVIIGHTHFIKTAEDLYEVMVNSVPGIKFGVAFCEASGPCLIRAEGNDNALKEIAIQNARNIAAGHTFVILIKEAFPVNVLNAIKACPEVCSIFCATANPVQVIVAETELGRGILGVIDGYSPKAVEGEKDIQNRKQFLRKIGYKL; the protein is encoded by the coding sequence ATAGAAATTAAGACCGTTATAATGAAAATCCCTGAAGGATCCAATGTAATTATTGGGCACACTCATTTTATTAAAACGGCGGAAGACTTATATGAGGTCATGGTTAATTCCGTACCCGGCATTAAGTTTGGTGTCGCCTTCTGTGAAGCCTCTGGCCCATGCCTAATCAGGGCAGAAGGGAACGATAATGCTCTCAAAGAGATTGCTATTCAAAACGCCCGGAATATTGCCGCTGGCCATACCTTTGTCATTCTCATCAAAGAGGCATTTCCGGTGAATGTGCTGAATGCTATTAAGGCTTGTCCTGAAGTATGCTCCATCTTTTGTGCGACCGCAAATCCTGTGCAAGTTATTGTAGCGGAAACCGAACTGGGAAGAGGTATACTGGGTGTTATTGACGGGTATAGTCCAAAGGCAGTTGAGGGTGAAAAAGACATCCAAAACCGCAAGCAATTCCTTCGTAAAATCGGCTATAAACTCTAG